A single genomic interval of Brevibacillus brevis harbors:
- a CDS encoding DNA alkylation repair protein — MNASEYTKAVEERLRAYGDSIVAGPMEQYMKNHFPFLGIKSPQRKELTKQIFRDYGVPENWEQVVGSLWALPAREYQYVALDVLEKSKKRLTPDHLPFVVELITTKSWWDTVDYLASHTTGKLFVLHPELIGPNTTVWMNGTNMWLQRTAILFQLSYKDKTDQRLLFSLVERCADSKEFFIQKAIGWALREYAKTNPDAVREFVEATPLASLSRREALKHLS; from the coding sequence ATGAACGCAAGCGAGTATACGAAGGCTGTCGAGGAACGGTTGCGTGCCTATGGTGATTCGATTGTGGCTGGTCCAATGGAACAGTACATGAAAAATCATTTTCCCTTTCTGGGGATCAAATCACCACAGCGCAAAGAACTGACCAAACAAATCTTTCGTGATTATGGTGTACCCGAAAATTGGGAGCAGGTCGTTGGTTCCTTGTGGGCTTTGCCAGCGCGAGAGTACCAGTATGTAGCGCTTGACGTACTCGAGAAGTCCAAAAAGCGTCTCACCCCTGACCATCTCCCGTTCGTTGTCGAACTTATCACGACAAAATCGTGGTGGGATACCGTGGATTATTTGGCTTCTCATACAACGGGCAAATTGTTTGTCTTGCATCCTGAACTGATCGGACCGAATACGACAGTCTGGATGAATGGAACGAACATGTGGCTGCAACGAACGGCGATTTTATTTCAGTTGTCATACAAAGACAAGACAGATCAGCGGCTGCTCTTTTCCTTGGTGGAAAGATGCGCGGATTCCAAAGAGTTTTTTATTCAGAAGGCAATCGGCTGGGCGTTGAGAGAGTATGCGAAAACAAATCCCGACGCTGTACGTGAATTTGTAGAAGCTACGCCACTCGCGAGTTTGTCCAGACGTGAAGCGCTCAAACATCTATCATGA
- a CDS encoding B12-binding domain-containing radical SAM protein, whose product MKILLSTLNAKFIHSSLALRYLRSYAQEAFPSIELVEYTINDVTLNIVADIHKRKPDVVAFSCYIWNIRETLSVMRTLKKICPDVPIILGGPEVTYDADEWMKKHPEIDVICIGEGEQTFLELLQVYQESMQTNQPPRLRDVAGIAYREEEYVRFSMPRAQVEEMDSIPSPYADHLDELNNRVVYFEASRGCPFKCQYCLSSIEDGVRYFSLERVKEDLMRLINHGVKTIKFVDRTFNINKKYALEIFQFLIDNHNGTIFQFEITADILRADVLDFLTENAPPGIFRFEIGVQSTNDETNRLVQRIQRFDRLARTVTQIKDSKKIDQHLDLIAGLPEEDYASFRKTFNDVFGLRPEELQLGFLKMLRGTGVRARAANHGYVFMDEAPYEILGNNVLSFDDMQKIKRVEDILEKYWNAHRMDYTVEWLLANQFETAFDFFQTFGDYWENQGWSRIGHQLEDLFVRLQKFLQFQQVDGMGHVLSMMKFDFLRNQKHRPRKLWWEDVMDKEEMQQTFAVLTEQRERLRDDFAAHAALEKDYFKHTLTAKVTFDIEKWMETGEFVEGDFTLVVYYPYKDEAQNAFAVVKQDVQVAG is encoded by the coding sequence ATGAAGATTTTACTATCGACCTTAAACGCCAAGTTTATTCACTCCTCACTCGCTTTGCGTTATTTGCGAAGCTATGCCCAGGAAGCATTTCCTTCGATTGAGCTGGTGGAGTATACCATCAACGATGTGACGTTAAATATAGTAGCAGATATACACAAGCGCAAGCCCGATGTCGTTGCATTTTCCTGTTATATCTGGAACATTCGCGAGACGCTCAGTGTCATGCGCACGCTGAAAAAGATTTGCCCGGATGTTCCGATTATCCTCGGCGGACCAGAAGTGACCTACGATGCGGACGAATGGATGAAGAAGCATCCTGAAATCGATGTCATCTGCATTGGTGAAGGGGAGCAGACCTTCTTGGAGCTTTTGCAGGTGTATCAGGAATCAATGCAAACGAATCAGCCTCCACGCCTGCGTGATGTAGCTGGAATCGCTTATCGCGAAGAGGAGTACGTGCGTTTTTCCATGCCGCGTGCGCAGGTTGAAGAGATGGACAGCATTCCTTCCCCATACGCGGACCATCTGGACGAGCTGAACAACCGCGTCGTCTATTTTGAGGCATCCCGTGGGTGTCCGTTCAAATGCCAATACTGTCTGTCTTCGATTGAGGACGGCGTACGCTATTTCAGTCTGGAACGAGTAAAAGAGGATCTCATGCGCTTGATCAATCACGGCGTCAAAACGATCAAGTTCGTGGATCGCACGTTTAACATCAATAAAAAATATGCGTTGGAAATCTTTCAGTTTTTGATTGATAACCACAATGGCACGATCTTTCAATTCGAGATCACGGCAGACATTTTGCGGGCGGACGTTCTCGACTTCTTGACCGAGAACGCACCGCCAGGCATTTTCCGCTTCGAAATTGGGGTTCAATCCACGAATGATGAGACCAATCGCCTTGTTCAACGGATTCAGCGCTTCGATCGCCTTGCGCGTACAGTGACACAGATCAAGGATTCGAAAAAAATCGATCAGCATTTGGATTTGATCGCTGGTTTGCCTGAGGAAGATTATGCGTCTTTCCGCAAAACCTTTAACGACGTATTTGGCCTGCGCCCGGAAGAGCTCCAGCTCGGCTTTTTGAAAATGCTCCGCGGGACCGGTGTTCGCGCTCGTGCGGCTAATCACGGCTATGTTTTTATGGATGAGGCTCCTTACGAAATTTTGGGGAACAACGTCCTTTCCTTTGATGACATGCAAAAAATCAAGCGTGTAGAAGACATTCTGGAAAAGTACTGGAATGCGCACCGGATGGACTATACAGTGGAGTGGCTGTTGGCAAATCAATTCGAAACAGCTTTTGACTTCTTCCAGACATTTGGTGACTATTGGGAAAATCAAGGCTGGAGCCGAATCGGTCATCAATTAGAGGATTTGTTCGTGCGCTTGCAGAAGTTTTTGCAATTCCAGCAAGTGGACGGTATGGGGCATGTGCTCAGCATGATGAAATTCGATTTCCTGCGCAACCAGAAGCATCGCCCGCGCAAGCTGTGGTGGGAGGATGTCATGGACAAGGAAGAGATGCAGCAGACGTTTGCTGTCCTAACCGAGCAGCGTGAGCGACTCCGCGATGATTTTGCCGCACATGCTGCATTGGAAAAAGATTACTTCAAGCACACGCTGACTGCCAAGGTGACCTTTGACATTGAAAAATGGATGGAGACTGGTGAGTTTGTCGAGGGAGATTTTACCCTTGTCGTGTATTATCCGTACAAAGACGAAGCGCAAAATGCTTTTGCTGTCGTCAAGCAGGACGTCCAAGTAGCAGGTTAA
- a CDS encoding MogA/MoaB family molybdenum cofactor biosynthesis protein → MSTQEHKALSPKQVTCMVITVSDTRTEDTDKSGQLMKELLTEAGHSVALYQIVKDEPVQVIAAIEAGIAHEDVQVILLNGGTGISPRDNTFEAVSGLLDKEMPGFGELFRMLSFTEDIGSAAMLSRAIAGTRKGKMIFSTPGSTGAVRLAMNRLIVPELGHVVRELNR, encoded by the coding sequence ATGAGTACGCAGGAACACAAGGCGTTATCGCCCAAGCAAGTCACATGCATGGTCATTACCGTTTCCGATACCCGGACAGAGGATACAGATAAAAGCGGACAGTTAATGAAAGAGCTTTTGACGGAAGCGGGTCACAGCGTTGCCCTGTATCAAATAGTAAAGGACGAGCCTGTACAGGTCATTGCAGCGATCGAAGCGGGAATCGCACATGAAGACGTTCAAGTCATTCTTCTTAATGGCGGTACTGGCATTTCGCCAAGGGACAATACCTTTGAGGCTGTTTCTGGCTTACTTGACAAAGAAATGCCGGGGTTTGGCGAGCTGTTTCGGATGTTGAGCTTTACAGAAGACATCGGTTCGGCAGCGATGCTCAGTCGTGCGATTGCAGGGACGCGGAAAGGGAAAATGATTTTTTCCACGCCAGGCTCGACAGGTGCGGTGCGACTGGCGATGAATCGGTTGATCGTGCCAGAGCTGGGGCATGTGGTGCGCGAATTAAACCGTTAA
- a CDS encoding DedA family protein: MEVDLLMSIIEQYGYVAIFFLLWLGIVGLPIPDELVVATGGFLASIGVLNPWYSFLAGYLGVASGLTIGFLLGKYFGKPILQWLCKTEKMRNAVNRSTGLLEKYGTTALCISYLFPVVRHVVPYLVGLGGMTFRRYAMLSYPIGLVWTIAFYFLGHVFGNNVEAIIEVIRKYGFYALLVIVVVLGVVFFVRKQFMGNRAYRAKGD, from the coding sequence ATGGAAGTCGACCTGCTGATGTCAATCATAGAGCAATACGGCTACGTAGCGATTTTTTTCCTGCTTTGGCTGGGGATTGTAGGTTTGCCGATTCCTGATGAGCTGGTTGTTGCTACAGGAGGATTTCTTGCCTCCATCGGCGTGCTAAACCCATGGTATTCTTTTTTGGCGGGATATTTAGGGGTTGCCTCCGGATTGACGATTGGCTTTTTACTTGGAAAGTACTTTGGGAAACCGATATTGCAATGGCTGTGCAAAACCGAGAAAATGAGGAACGCCGTGAATCGATCAACGGGCTTGCTGGAGAAGTATGGTACTACTGCTCTTTGCATCAGCTACTTATTTCCGGTTGTCCGTCATGTCGTACCTTATTTGGTTGGGCTTGGCGGTATGACGTTCCGTCGTTATGCGATGCTGTCTTATCCGATCGGGTTGGTTTGGACCATCGCCTTTTACTTTCTCGGCCATGTATTCGGTAATAATGTGGAAGCAATTATCGAAGTCATCCGTAAATACGGTTTCTACGCTTTGCTGGTGATCGTGGTTGTTTTGGGTGTGGTA